The genome window GGGTGAGCCTCGCGTTGACAGTCGATCCCGTGCGGCACAGAAAAGACCCATGAACCGGGTGATCGTCGTGAAGGCTGCATTCGACGTCGAGGCGGGCGTATGGATCATCGAATCCAGCGACGTTCACGGCCTTCGCATAGAGGCGCCGACGCTGGAGGCACTGGTCGAGCGCATCCCGGTCGCCATTCAGGATCTGTTGGGCACGGACCCGTCAGACGCGGCACTCATGGATACGCCTGTCGAGGTCATCGCCCATGCGGGAACACGGGTCAGGCTGAGCCTGGCCGCGTGAGCGGCTACACCCGCGAGGTGAAGGCCATCCTGCTCCAGAACGGCTGTCGATTGGTCCGTCAGGGTCGTGGTGACCACGAGGTCTGGGAAAGTCCGCTCAACGGCGAGCGTTTCACGGTCGACGGCGATATCCGCTCGCGCCATACCGCCAACGGAACCCTCAAGGACGCCGGTCTGCCCAAGGCGTTCTGATAGACGAAAGGCCCCCATGACCGACACCTATGCGAACCTGCTGATCGAGCGGCACGCCGACGGCTATGCAGTGGTCACCCTGAACCGGCCCGAGGCGCTGAACGCGCTGAACGCGGCCCTGTTCGCCGATCTGGCGGCCTTTCTCGACGCGGTCGAGCATGACGACACGGTCCGCTGCCTGATCCTGACCGGATCGGGGGAAAAGGCCTTCGCCGCCGGGGCCGACATCAAGGAGATGGCGGACCAGTCCTATGCCCGGATGTATACGGGCAATTATTTCGCCCTGGGCCACGACCGGATCACCCGGTTCAGGAAGCCGATCATCGCCGCCGTCAACGGCTTTGCCCTGGGCGGCGGGTGCGAGCTGGCCATGCTGTGCGACTTCATCGTGGCCTCGGACCGGGCGAAGTTCGGCCAGCCGGAGATCAATCTGGGCGTCGCCCCCGGCATCGGCGGGTCCCAGCGGCTGACCCGTCTGGTCGGCAAGGCCAAGGCCATGGACATGGTCCTGACCGCGCGGATGATGGATGCGGCCGAGGCGGAGCGTGCCGGCCTGGCCTCGCGGGTGGTCCCGCACGAGACCCTGATGGACGAAGTGCGCAAGATCGCCGCGAAGATCGCCTCCCAGAGTCCCCTCGCCGTCATGGCCAACAAGGAGATGGTCAATGCGGCGCTGGAGACGACCCTGACGCAGGGGGTCCAGTTCGAACGCCGCCTGTTCCACAGCCTGTTCGCCTTCGAGGACCAGAAGGAAGGCATGGCCGCCTTCGTCGAGAAGCGAAAGCCGGTGTTCAGGGGGAATTGAGGGATTAGGCAGTAGGCAGTAGAAGGCAAAAGCCAAGCCTGGGAGGCCGCCGTCGGCGCGCTTCCCTACTCCCTAATCCCTAATCCCTAATCCCTAATCCCTAATCCCTAATGCCTATTGCCTCCCTGCCCCAGACTCTTCGTTGACCCCACAGGCCCCTTCCGCTATAGTCGCCCGCTCTTGAAGATTTCCGCGCCGTGGACGGGGTGTCCGCGGCGTTTCCGTTGATAGGTTCTGACGATGGCCAA of Brevundimonas subvibrioides contains these proteins:
- a CDS encoding DUF1902 domain-containing protein, with the translated sequence MNRVIVVKAAFDVEAGVWIIESSDVHGLRIEAPTLEALVERIPVAIQDLLGTDPSDAALMDTPVEVIAHAGTRVRLSLAA
- a CDS encoding type II toxin-antitoxin system HicA family toxin yields the protein MSGYTREVKAILLQNGCRLVRQGRGDHEVWESPLNGERFTVDGDIRSRHTANGTLKDAGLPKAF
- a CDS encoding enoyl-CoA hydratase-related protein — protein: MTDTYANLLIERHADGYAVVTLNRPEALNALNAALFADLAAFLDAVEHDDTVRCLILTGSGEKAFAAGADIKEMADQSYARMYTGNYFALGHDRITRFRKPIIAAVNGFALGGGCELAMLCDFIVASDRAKFGQPEINLGVAPGIGGSQRLTRLVGKAKAMDMVLTARMMDAAEAERAGLASRVVPHETLMDEVRKIAAKIASQSPLAVMANKEMVNAALETTLTQGVQFERRLFHSLFAFEDQKEGMAAFVEKRKPVFRGN